The DNA region CTCATGTACGTGCTGGGCTTTGTCGCCACCCATTTCCTGGTGCGGCACCAGACCCGCCGCTTCCAGCTGACCCGGCTGGCGGCCCAGATGGACAACCTCAATGTGGTCCTGCTGCTGTCTTTGGTGCTGGGGGCCCGGCTTGGCTATATCCTCTTCTACAACGGGCCGTATTTCCTGGACAATCCTCTGGAGGCCCTGGCGGTTTGGCGGGGCGGGCTGTCCTTCCACGGCGGCCTTCTGGGCCTCATCCTGGGGGGCTGGTGGTTCTGCCGCCGGGTCGGCCTGGGCTTCTGGCAGACCGCCGACGCCTACACAGTGACCATGCCGGTCGGCCTGGCCCTGGGCCGGCTGGGCAACTTCATCAACGGCGAGCTCTATGGCCGGGTGAGCGACGTGCCCTGGGCCATGGTCTTCCCCCAGGGCGGGCCCCTGCCCCGCCATCCCTCCCAGCTTTACGAAAGCCTCCTGGAGGGGGTGGTCCTTTTTGCCATCCTCTGGCAGGTCAAGAACCGCCGGCTGCCGGCCGGCAGCATGCTGGGCCTGTTCCTGGTCCTCTACGGCCTGTTCCGTTTCGTGGTCGAGGCCTTCCGGGAGCCGGATCCCCAGCTGGGCTTCATCCTCGGCCCCCTGACCATGGGCCAGCTTCTGTGCAGCCTCATGCTGGTGGCCGGGGCGATCCTCTTCGTGGCCCGTAACCGCGGCCGTCCCCTGGCATCGGGCTCGGCCAACTACCCTTAGGGAGGGTGTCGCAGGTGAGCCGCTTTCTCGCAACAGTCAGCCTTTTCGCGACGGTGATGGCGATGACGATCTCGATGGCAGGCCCGATAGCCCAGGCCGAGGACCTCGGCCGCCACCTCTACAAGTCCACCCTGGACAACGGCCTGACGGTCATCGTCAAGGAGACGCCGGCCAGCCCGGCGGTGACGGTGCAGATCTGGGTCCGGGCGGGCAGTGTCTACGAGGATCCCGGCGAGGCGGGCATCACCCACCTCATCGAGCACATGATCTTCAAGGGCACCCCCACCCGGGGGCCGGGCGAGCTGGCCGGGGTGATCGAGGGCCTGGGCGGCTCGGTCAATGCCTTCACCTCCTACGAGTACACCGTCTACCACGCCACCCTGGCTGCCGCGGGCTGGGAAGCGGCCCTGGACGTCCTGGCCGATGCCGTCCTCCACTCCGTCTTCGACCCCGCCGAGCTGGAGCGGGAGAAGCAGGTGGTGCTGGAGGAGGTGCGCATGCGCCAGGATCGGCCGCCGATCCGGCTCTTCGAGGCGCTGATGGCCAACGCCTACAGCCAGCACCCGTACCGCCGGCCGATCATCGGCAGCGAGGCCACGGTGGCGAGTCTCACCCGGGACAAGATCCTGGCCTACATCGACCGCCATTACCAGGCCGGCAACCTGGCGGTGGTGGTGGTGGGGGATGTGGCGGCCCAGAAGGTGGAGGCGCGGGTGAGCCAGCTTCTGGGCGGGCTGCCGGCCAGCACCAGGCAGCGGCCGGAGCTGGTGCGGGAGCCGCTGCCTGCGAGCCCCCGCTTCTTCCAGATCGTCGACGATGTCCGCCAGGTGCACCTGGCGGTGGGCCTGCCCATCAGCCGCTTCGACAGCCCGGACACCGCGATCCTGGATCTGGTCTCCCACATCCTGGGCCACGGCGAGAGCTCCCGTCTGTACCATCGGCTGCGGGACGAGCTGGGCCTGGTCTTCCGCATCGATGCCTCCACCTTCACCCCCGCCGACCCGGGCCTCTTGGAGATCACCGCCCTCGTTGATCCCGCCAAGGCGGAGGCAGCCCTGGAGGCGTGCCTCACCGAGGTCTTCCGGCTCCGGTACCAGCCGGTGACGGCCGAGGAGCTGGAGCGGGCCAAGCGCAACCTGGAGGCGGACTTCGTCTTCAACCTGGAGCGGGTGGAGGGGCAGGCCCGGATGCTGGGCTCCTTCGAATTCCTGGCCGGCGACCCCCGGGAGACCGCCTATCTCAACCGGCTGCGGGAGGCCACCGCCCAGGATGTCCAGCGGGTGGCCGGCCAGTATTTCGAGGGCAGCCGGGTGGTGGCCGGCCTGCTGGTGGCGGCCGACAGCCACTCGGCCCTGGAGGCTGGCACCCTGCGGGATCTGGTGGAGCGGGCCGATGCCGCAGCCCGGGAAGGGGCGTCCAGCTCCCTGGTGCCGGAGGCCTTTCTTTCCGACGTCCACCGCTTCCAGCTGGACAACGGCATCACCCTTCTGGTGCGGGAGGCGCCGGACGTGCCCACCGTCGGGGTGCGCCTGGTCTTTCCCGGTGGCCTCATGGCCGAAGACCGGGACACCAACGGCGCCTTCACCTTCCTGAGCGAGCTTCTGCCCAAGGGCACCGAAAAGCGCTCGGCCCGGGAGATGTCCCTGGCGGTGGCCGACATGGCGGCCGACATCGCCGGCTTCACCGGCAAGAACACCTTCGGCCTCCGGGGCTCCTTTCTGGCCCGCTTCCTGGAAGAGGGCCTGGGGCTCATGGCCGAGGTCATCCGCACACCGGCCTTGGCCCAGGAGGAGATCGACAAGCTCAGGCCCGAGCTCTTGGCGCAGCTGCGGCAGCAGGACGACTCCCTGCCCACCGTGGCCTTCCGGGAGCTCAACCGCCAGCTTTACGGCGACCACCCGTACGGCCTCAACCTGGCCGGCTCCGAGACCTCGCTGGCCGCGCTCACCCGGGAGGATCTGGCCCGGATCTACCGGCAGCAGGCGCGGCCGGAGCGGCTGGTGATGGCCGTGGTCGGGGATGTGCAGGCGGCCAAGGTCCGGGACCTGGTGGCCCGGCTCTTTGGCGACTGGCCGGCGGCCGGCAGCGCCGCGGAGCGGCCGGCGCCGGTCCCGCCGGATCCGCCGCCGGCCCCCCGCCTGGCCATCGTCAGCCGGGAGAAGGAGCAGGTCCATCTGGTGGTGGGCTTTCTGGGCACCACCCTGTCCAGCCCGGACCGCTTCGCCATCGATCTTCTGGAGACGGTGCTCTCCGGCCAGAGCGGACGTCTCTTTGCCGAGCTGCGGGACAAGGAGAGCCTGGCCTACAGCCTGTCCGCCTTCACCCAGCTCGGCCTCGACACAGGTGGCCTCGGCGTTTACATCGGCACCAGTCCCGACAAGAAGGACGATGCCATCCGGGGGATCTGGCGGGAGCTCTACCGGCTGCGGGAGGAGCCCATCAGCGCCGCCGAGCTGGCGCGGGCGAAAAGCGTGCTGGCCGGCCATTACCAGCTGGGTCTCGAATCCTACGGTGCCCAGGCCCTGGAGATGGCCTTGAATGAAACCTACGATCTGGGCTTGGATTTCGGCCGCCGGTACCTGCAGCGGATCGCCGATCTCACCGCCGCCGACGTCCAGGCGGTGGCCCGGAAATACATCCAGCCCGACCGCTACATCATGGTCACCGTAGGCGCCGGCGCCCAGCCCTGACCCCACCGCCGCCCAGCCAGGAGCCGCTCCCATGCGCCGTCATCTCATCGCCCCCTCCATCCTCTCTGCCGATTTCGCCCGCCTGGGCGACCAGGTTCGGGCCGTGCAGGCGGCCGGCGCCGACGTCATCCATGTGGACGTCATGGATGGCCATTTCGTGCCCAACATCACCATCGGCCCCCTGGTGGTGGAGGCGCTGCGGCCGGTCACCGACCTGCCCCTGGACGTGCACCTCATGATCGAGGCGCCGGACCGCTACCTGGCCGCCTTTGCCAAGGCGGGTGCCGATTGGCTCACCGTCCACGCCGAGACTTGCCCCCACCTGCACCGGACCATCCAGGTGATCAAACAGGATCTCGGCAAGCTGGCCGGGGTGGTCTTGAATCCTTCCACCCCCCTGGAGGCGATCCGCTGGGTCCTTCCGGACGTGGATCTGGTCCTGATCATGAGCGTCAACCCTGGCTTCGGCGGCCAGGCCTTCATCCCCTCCGCCCTGCCCAAGATCCGCGCCCTCAGGGCTATGCTGGAAGAGGCCGGCAGCCCGGCCCGCATCCAGGTGGATGGCGGCATTGGCCTTTCCACCCTCGCTCCGGTGGTCGCTGCCGGCGCCGAGATCTTCGTCGCCGGCTCCGCCATCTTCGGCACCCCCGACTACCACGCCACCATCGCCGCCATGCGCCGGATTCTCGACCAGACCCCACCGGCGGGCTGACGTCCGGGCTGCGCGTGAAGAGAAGCCCCACGTGCCGGACGCCGGGATCGACACCTCGGAGCAGGACCCCAAGAACGGCCAAGTCAGACCGCCCTGACGGCCAAATGTCCTGAACGCTTCCTGGACCGCCTCGGGGTTTCGCATCTCCGGGTGCGGTTTGTCCCCGAGGGCGCGAGGCTCCTCCCCTTCTGGTCTGCGCGACCCTGCCGGACGACCCTGGATCTGCTCCGGCGCGGTCAGGGCCATGGTTGAAAGGATCAGGGCGCGGAAGGAGAGCACATCATGAAGCCCACCGGCCTCAACATTCCCTGGCACCGGTATGCCCTCATTACGGAGCTGGCTGACCGGCTTCAGAAGACATCCCCGCAGTTCGGCAAGACTGTCCTCCAGAAGATGGTTTATCTCCTGCAGGAGGCCTTTGGCGTCGACTGCGGGTATGACTTCACTCTCTATACCTACGGTCCCTTTGCCTCCCAGCTCCTGCAAGACCTTGCCCTGGCTGAGTCCCTGGGCGGGGTCGATGTCGAGGCCAGTGCCTCCGCGGTTGGCGGCTATCGAATTACCCCCGGCAAGGAGGCCCCCTCTGTCGTTCACAAGGGGGAAGCATTCCTCCGAGAGACCGACGTCCAACAGGCTCTCACACGGCTGGTGGACGAGTTCGGCAACCTCAATGCCCGGGAGCTGGAGCTGCGCTCCACCCTCGTCTACGTCAACCGGGATCTGCGGCGCGGCGGCAAGACCGCGCAATGGGACGAAACCCTCCGCCTGGTGCAGGAGATCAAGCCGAAATTCCCACCAGCCGAGATTGAGAAAGCTGCCCAGGAGCTTCATGCTCGAGGCTATCTCCTCTGACTGATCGACTGATGCAGGTGTCTTGTGGGCCGCCAGTATCTGGATGGGTCAGCTGGATGACGCAGGGGGGCGCCGTTCAGTCAAGCCGAAGTCCATTCGGGTTGCCTGGCGGCTCCGCAGGGGAGACGCCGTGAGCCGAGCGGGCGTGCGCTCCTCCCAGGGGGACGAGTATCAGCGGCTGGTGGCTCTCCACTGGCTGGTGCGACTCTTGGGCGATACGGCGATCCGAGACGTGCAGGCCGAGAGCCTTGGTCTGCCGGGGGAGGGTTTCCCCGTGAGCGCGGACGACGTGGTCGTCCGCTTCGAGGATGGGCGGGTCTGGCTCAATCTCATCAAAAAGAACCAGCCCAGGCACCGGGTGTGGGGTCTGAGCGATGGGGCGCTTGCCGACGATCTCCGCAAGGCCAGGGATCAACTGGAGGTCTCGTCCACCGCCCAGGTTTGGCTCTACTCCCGAACGCCGTTCGGGGAGCTGGCCTCCCTGATCGAAGACTGCCGAGCCTATCCGGACCATCCGGCCTTCGCCCGGGGCGCCCCTGGCGCCGCGAGTGAGCTGCTGGGCAAGGTGGCCCAGGTCCTGGAGAGGCCTCCCCCAACGGCGTTCGCCCTGCTTGCCCGCGTGCGCATTGCCGACCACCATGGCTTCGAGGCCTGGGAGCGGCTCAACCGGGAGGCGATGGACCGCCTCGCTCCGCACCCGGACCGGGCGCTGGCCGTCCTGCGTGCCCATCTGGATCGGCACCAGACCAAACTGGGCGAGCATGCGCCGGTCATCACCCGGGATGCCCTCCGCAACGCTTTGGCCGCAGAAGGGATCCAACTGGCCCCCCACCGGTCCGAAGACGAAACCCTGGCGCTCTTTCGCAATGCATCCGCCGTCGGCCGCCACTGGCCGCGCACCATTGCCGGCGAGCCCATCCGGCGGCCGGAGCTTGACCGGGTCATCAGCCTGCTGGAGCAGGGCTGCCGCACCATCATGGTCACCGACGGCCCGGGGACCGGCAAGACCTGCCTTCTGCTGGACCTTGCCGACCACATCGAGAAGGTCCAGGCCGCCTGGGCGCTCCTGTTTCTCAAGGCAGACCTCTTTGCGGCCGCGGAAACCGAGGCCGACCTGGTGGCACGGGGGCTCCCGGACGATCTGGTCGGCCGGTGCGCCCGGCTTGCCGCTGTGCGACCGGTGGTCGTGGTGATCGACTCCCTGGATGTGCTGTCCATCGGCCGGCAACAGCGCGCCCTGCGGGTGTTTCTGAGCCTCATGGACCGTCTGGAGAGGACCCGCGGGGTGTCGCTGGTCGCCGCGTGCCGAGAGTTCGATCTGCAGTACGACCCGGTCTTGCGCGGTCGAGCGTGGCAGGAGACCATCCGCCTGGAGCCCTTGCCGTTCCCGGAGG from Thermodesulfobacteriota bacterium includes:
- the lgt gene encoding prolipoprotein diacylglyceryl transferase, with the protein product MLPYPNIDPVLVAIGPVQVRWYGLMYVLGFVATHFLVRHQTRRFQLTRLAAQMDNLNVVLLLSLVLGARLGYILFYNGPYFLDNPLEALAVWRGGLSFHGGLLGLILGGWWFCRRVGLGFWQTADAYTVTMPVGLALGRLGNFINGELYGRVSDVPWAMVFPQGGPLPRHPSQLYESLLEGVVLFAILWQVKNRRLPAGSMLGLFLVLYGLFRFVVEAFREPDPQLGFILGPLTMGQLLCSLMLVAGAILFVARNRGRPLASGSANYP
- a CDS encoding pitrilysin family protein; protein product: MAGPIAQAEDLGRHLYKSTLDNGLTVIVKETPASPAVTVQIWVRAGSVYEDPGEAGITHLIEHMIFKGTPTRGPGELAGVIEGLGGSVNAFTSYEYTVYHATLAAAGWEAALDVLADAVLHSVFDPAELEREKQVVLEEVRMRQDRPPIRLFEALMANAYSQHPYRRPIIGSEATVASLTRDKILAYIDRHYQAGNLAVVVVGDVAAQKVEARVSQLLGGLPASTRQRPELVREPLPASPRFFQIVDDVRQVHLAVGLPISRFDSPDTAILDLVSHILGHGESSRLYHRLRDELGLVFRIDASTFTPADPGLLEITALVDPAKAEAALEACLTEVFRLRYQPVTAEELERAKRNLEADFVFNLERVEGQARMLGSFEFLAGDPRETAYLNRLREATAQDVQRVAGQYFEGSRVVAGLLVAADSHSALEAGTLRDLVERADAAAREGASSSLVPEAFLSDVHRFQLDNGITLLVREAPDVPTVGVRLVFPGGLMAEDRDTNGAFTFLSELLPKGTEKRSAREMSLAVADMAADIAGFTGKNTFGLRGSFLARFLEEGLGLMAEVIRTPALAQEEIDKLRPELLAQLRQQDDSLPTVAFRELNRQLYGDHPYGLNLAGSETSLAALTREDLARIYRQQARPERLVMAVVGDVQAAKVRDLVARLFGDWPAAGSAAERPAPVPPDPPPAPRLAIVSREKEQVHLVVGFLGTTLSSPDRFAIDLLETVLSGQSGRLFAELRDKESLAYSLSAFTQLGLDTGGLGVYIGTSPDKKDDAIRGIWRELYRLREEPISAAELARAKSVLAGHYQLGLESYGAQALEMALNETYDLGLDFGRRYLQRIADLTAADVQAVARKYIQPDRYIMVTVGAGAQP
- the rpe gene encoding ribulose-phosphate 3-epimerase; this encodes MRRHLIAPSILSADFARLGDQVRAVQAAGADVIHVDVMDGHFVPNITIGPLVVEALRPVTDLPLDVHLMIEAPDRYLAAFAKAGADWLTVHAETCPHLHRTIQVIKQDLGKLAGVVLNPSTPLEAIRWVLPDVDLVLIMSVNPGFGGQAFIPSALPKIRALRAMLEEAGSPARIQVDGGIGLSTLAPVVAAGAEIFVAGSAIFGTPDYHATIAAMRRILDQTPPAG